One genomic window of Solanum stenotomum isolate F172 chromosome 9, ASM1918654v1, whole genome shotgun sequence includes the following:
- the LOC125875538 gene encoding uncharacterized protein LOC125875538 has product MGNVTAGVAAKFAFFPPEPPTYEVFKDEDGRVCFSGITADKNVNVHLLDTKGGNKIVATFWKHPSGRFTLLYSHGNAADLGQMIDLFVELRAHLRVNIMCYDYTGYGGSSGKPSEFNTYHDIEAVYNCLKSEYSIKQEDIILYGQSVGSGPTLHLASRLQRLRAIVLHSAILSGIRVLYPVKMTFWFDIFKNIDKIQKVSCPVLVIHGTSDEVVDFSHGKRLWELAKEKYDPLWVEGGGHCNLETFPEYIKHMRKFVNAMEKHSFSKRNKGRLSQAPSITESKHNRCLRFGKRQK; this is encoded by the exons ATGGGGAATGTAACAGCAGGTGTAGCTGCAAAATTTGCATTTTTTCCACCAGAGCCACCAACATATGAAGTATTTAAAGATGAAGATGGAAGGGTTTGTTTTAGTGGAATAACAGCTGATAAGAATGTAAATGTTCATTTGTTAGATACAAAAGGTGGTAATAAAATTGTAGCTACTTTTTGGAAACATCCATCTGGGAGATTTACACTTCTTTACTCACATGGAAATGCTGCTGATTTGGGACAAATGATTGACCTTTTCGTTGAGCTTAGAGCTCATCTTCGTGTTAATATTATGTG CTATGATTACACGGGATATGGTGGATCGTCAGGTAAG CCATCTGAGTTCAACACGTACCACGACATAGAAGCTGTCTATAATTGTTTGAAGAGCGAATACAGCATTAAGCAGGAGGATATCATTCTATATGGACAATCTGTTGGCAGTGGGCCGACACTACACTTGGCATCTCGCTTACAGAGGTTAAGAGCCATTGTTCTTCATAGCGCTATACTTTCAGGAATACGAGTTCTATATCCTGTCAAGATGACATTCTGGTTTGACATTTTCAAA AATATAGACAAAATACAAAAAGTCAGCTGCCCAGTTTTAGTGATCCAT GGTACATCAGATGAAGTTGTTGATTTTTCACATGGTAAGCGTTTGTGGGAACTTGCCAAAGAGAAATATGATCCGTTATGGGTTGAAGGTGGAGGACATTGTAATTTAGAGACATTTCCTGAGTACATCAAGCACATGCGCAAATTCGTTAATGCAATGGAGAAACACTCGTTTTCTAAACGAAACAAAGGACGGCTTTCTCAAGCCCCGAGTATAACTGAATCCAAACACAACAGATGCTTAAGATTTGGAAAGAGACAAAAATGA